A stretch of the Flavobacterium aquiphilum genome encodes the following:
- a CDS encoding TolC family protein gives MGYLFLKNSISQFVILLIAFLFYEVGFSQNNEETRIIKLDEVIQLGIKNNNQLKMANTDVATANENLSQSHIAKAPVIGLNMGYNYIGNPKIFEGFYEKSTTVDYYNHQGSAGVFTSMPLYYGGAINSQIEKQKLIVTMQESVAKMTEAEIKQTITAQFFNLEKLYKQIEVTKQNIVNTDLRIKQLQSRVANGQNLKSDLLRTELQKSNFEVAVFNSANSIELISNYLDILTGLPTNTKLKPVLDGILIPKTEVSFEESLNEAYQNRYEIKRSEINVKIAESSLDITKSGYKPFVNANLLFNTQYPAQWPNYSDNILNYWAAGVSLGWDISSFYNLKHKTNADRLQIDKSNIALEATKDVINQDVKAAYVRFMESVRNIATFKKDVDLALSNYKIVKSRYDNDFAVISDIVDAELQLNEAKISLNNANIDAIIQYYSLQYAMGKL, from the coding sequence ATGGGTTACCTTTTTTTAAAAAATAGTATAAGTCAATTTGTTATTCTGTTGATAGCTTTTCTTTTTTATGAAGTTGGATTTTCTCAAAACAATGAGGAGACCCGGATCATAAAATTGGATGAAGTTATCCAACTCGGGATTAAAAATAATAATCAGCTAAAAATGGCTAATACCGATGTGGCTACTGCCAATGAGAATTTGAGTCAATCTCATATAGCAAAAGCACCTGTTATCGGTTTAAATATGGGATATAATTATATTGGAAATCCCAAAATTTTTGAAGGGTTTTACGAAAAAAGCACGACCGTGGATTATTATAACCACCAAGGTTCTGCCGGTGTTTTTACCTCAATGCCTTTGTATTACGGAGGAGCAATCAATAGCCAAATTGAGAAACAGAAGTTAATAGTTACGATGCAGGAATCGGTTGCCAAGATGACTGAAGCAGAAATTAAGCAAACCATTACCGCACAATTTTTTAACCTAGAAAAATTATACAAACAGATTGAGGTGACAAAACAAAACATTGTCAATACTGATTTGCGAATCAAACAATTGCAGTCAAGAGTGGCAAATGGCCAAAATCTTAAAAGTGATTTGTTGAGAACCGAATTACAAAAATCGAATTTTGAGGTGGCTGTTTTTAATAGTGCCAATTCAATCGAGTTGATCAGCAATTATTTGGATATATTGACCGGATTGCCAACCAATACCAAATTAAAACCGGTGCTGGATGGTATTTTGATTCCTAAAACGGAGGTGAGTTTTGAGGAAAGCCTGAATGAAGCCTACCAAAATCGTTACGAAATCAAAAGATCTGAAATCAATGTTAAAATTGCTGAATCCTCTTTGGATATTACAAAGAGCGGTTATAAGCCATTTGTAAATGCCAATTTACTTTTCAATACACAGTATCCGGCACAATGGCCTAATTATTCCGACAATATCCTGAATTATTGGGCTGCGGGAGTTTCTCTAGGTTGGGATATTTCGAGTTTTTATAATTTGAAACATAAAACAAATGCTGACCGATTACAAATCGATAAAAGTAATATTGCCCTTGAGGCGACCAAAGATGTAATTAATCAAGATGTAAAAGCAGCTTATGTAAGGTTTATGGAAAGTGTTCGGAACATAGCGACTTTTAAAAAAGATGTTGATTTGGCATTGAGCAATTACAAAATTGTAAAAAGCCGTTACGATAATGATTTTGCAGTAATTAGTGATATTGTTGATGCGGAGTTGCAGTTAAACGAAGCGAAAATTTCCTTGAATAATGCCAATATTGACGCTATTATTCAATACTATTCTTTACAGTATGCAATGGGTAAACTTTAA
- a CDS encoding transporter: MVNYELVSVKKIGFFFAAFLFACNCIVAQDLEPRAYANMPRGVNIAVGSYGYMKGDIVTEPSLPIEDFLITSHNIGAGYMRSFGLAGRLARIQVAIPYVFMDGEATVSGTRITGNRTGFGDLRMRFGVNLLGSPALNIKEFSQFQQKTIFGASLVVSVPTGLYYADKRVNIGTNRWGIKPELGISKRFEHVYAELYSGVWFYTKNNEFLGNNELKQDPVVSFQGHASYFFKNNMWAGININWFSGGKTFVDEAPAGSIINASRIGATFSMPLTKFQSLKFQFNTGTYKSVGLNYDSVSVGYQCVFL; encoded by the coding sequence ATGGTTAATTATGAATTAGTTTCCGTAAAGAAGATTGGTTTTTTTTTTGCTGCCTTTTTATTTGCTTGCAATTGCATAGTGGCACAGGATCTTGAGCCAAGGGCTTATGCCAATATGCCTAGGGGAGTCAATATCGCTGTGGGGAGTTATGGCTATATGAAAGGTGATATTGTGACAGAACCCTCTTTGCCTATTGAGGATTTTCTTATTACCAGCCACAATATTGGGGCGGGTTATATGCGTTCGTTCGGTTTGGCGGGTAGGTTAGCTAGAATTCAGGTCGCTATTCCGTATGTTTTTATGGATGGTGAAGCAACGGTGAGCGGTACAAGAATTACCGGAAACAGAACAGGTTTTGGAGACCTGCGTATGCGATTTGGAGTAAACTTGTTAGGGTCTCCGGCATTAAATATCAAAGAATTTAGCCAATTCCAACAAAAAACAATATTTGGAGCAAGTTTAGTAGTATCCGTTCCTACAGGGCTTTATTATGCTGATAAAAGGGTAAATATAGGTACAAATCGTTGGGGAATCAAGCCGGAATTAGGAATTTCCAAACGTTTTGAGCATGTTTATGCCGAGTTATATTCCGGGGTGTGGTTTTATACCAAAAATAATGAGTTTCTAGGAAACAACGAATTGAAACAAGATCCCGTAGTTTCTTTTCAAGGTCACGCCAGTTATTTTTTCAAAAATAATATGTGGGCAGGGATTAATATTAACTGGTTTAGCGGAGGGAAAACATTTGTGGATGAAGCTCCCGCAGGAAGTATTATCAATGCCTCAAGAATCGGGGCGACATTTTCGATGCCACTCACAAAATTTCAGTCTTTAAAGTTTCAGTTTAATACCGGAACTTATAAAAGTGTTGGATTGAATTATGATTCGGTAAGTGTTGGTTACCAATGTGTGTTTTTATAG
- a CDS encoding BamA/TamA family outer membrane protein produces MKKLLIPFLIVLFGSLSLVKAQTNSDIDKSCPPKTVFELFKKKDSVLIVKPTRNNFLLVIPIIGVNPATGFSYGATSQYTFKGKEATDKYSSANLGVTFTTEKQLLVNVKNNILLKNNSIYLRGDYRLYIFTQPNYGLGTNIIPKNRDQPDFNIESIEEPMDYNYFKFHQSSSWEIKKDFYVGGGVEIDWYSSIYDKNLDIVNGKFTHHYNYSLQNGFDPNEYFVNGLSANFIYDSRDNQINTRKGWFANANYRFNWGLFNNQKASSVLNTEVRYFLPLDPKREQFVLGFWGLGQFVTKGAVPYLNLPAIGWDQRSRSGEGYTQGLFRGNSLAYLQVELRFPITCNQLLSGTAFTNFISTSDKYDRVHLFEFVQPAFGVGLRLLIDKATRTNLIFDYAVGNHSNGFYLNAGETF; encoded by the coding sequence ATGAAAAAATTATTAATCCCTTTTTTGATAGTTTTATTTGGAAGCCTAAGTTTGGTCAAGGCGCAAACTAATTCAGATATTGATAAATCTTGTCCACCAAAAACTGTTTTTGAATTATTCAAAAAGAAAGATTCTGTTTTAATTGTCAAGCCAACTAGAAACAATTTTTTACTTGTAATCCCAATAATTGGGGTTAATCCGGCAACAGGTTTTAGTTATGGTGCAACGTCCCAATATACTTTTAAAGGCAAAGAAGCTACCGACAAATATTCTTCCGCAAATCTAGGGGTGACTTTCACTACCGAAAAACAATTATTGGTCAATGTCAAGAATAATATTTTGTTGAAAAATAATAGTATTTATCTTCGAGGGGATTATCGACTGTATATTTTTACCCAGCCAAATTATGGATTGGGAACCAATATTATTCCAAAAAATAGAGACCAACCTGATTTTAATATTGAATCCATAGAAGAGCCGATGGATTATAATTATTTTAAGTTTCATCAAAGCTCTTCGTGGGAAATAAAAAAGGACTTTTATGTAGGAGGAGGAGTCGAAATTGATTGGTATTCTTCGATTTATGATAAAAACCTGGATATTGTAAACGGAAAGTTTACCCATCACTACAATTATAGTTTACAAAATGGATTTGATCCTAATGAATATTTTGTAAATGGCTTAAGTGCCAATTTTATTTATGACTCCAGAGATAATCAAATTAATACTAGAAAAGGCTGGTTTGCCAATGCAAATTATAGGTTTAATTGGGGATTGTTTAATAATCAAAAAGCGAGTAGTGTTTTAAACACAGAGGTTAGGTATTTTCTTCCTCTCGACCCTAAAAGAGAACAATTTGTATTGGGATTTTGGGGATTAGGACAATTTGTAACCAAAGGTGCTGTCCCTTATTTGAACTTGCCTGCCATTGGTTGGGATCAGCGCAGCCGAAGTGGGGAGGGTTATACGCAGGGATTGTTTAGAGGAAATAGTTTGGCTTATCTTCAGGTAGAATTGAGATTTCCCATAACCTGCAATCAACTTCTTAGCGGAACAGCTTTTACAAATTTTATTTCTACAAGTGATAAGTATGACCGTGTTCATCTTTTTGAATTTGTGCAACCGGCTTTTGGGGTAGGATTAAGGCTTTTAATTGATAAGGCTACAAGGACAAATCTTATTTTTGATTATGCAGTAGGAAACCATTCTAATGGATTTTATCTCAATGCAGGCGAGACTTTTTAG